The following are from one region of the Anaeropeptidivorans aminofermentans genome:
- a CDS encoding DUF2975 domain-containing protein: MNINTKSFTKDTFKINPQHCNLLIAFTVIIMVLISVSIANEVIYILNAARVSPERFYTENISGYEISITAPIEGGKNISRIFPNDKILQYHEMNSSLLKRLGIVHSIVTVLFFYIPVIGIAANIMSIIKNMKEQYPPFLKDNAKKIAQIGGNIILLGFANTLALFAIIIFAYNDVWIGLRFRDKDVILIAVGLLMIILSRIFSYGSYLQEEYDETI; this comes from the coding sequence ATGAATATCAATACAAAATCTTTTACAAAGGATACGTTTAAAATCAATCCGCAGCACTGTAATCTTCTGATTGCTTTTACGGTAATTATTATGGTTTTAATTTCTGTCAGCATCGCAAATGAAGTCATTTATATCCTCAATGCAGCAAGGGTATCACCGGAGCGTTTTTATACGGAAAATATATCGGGTTACGAAATAAGCATCACAGCTCCCATAGAAGGCGGAAAAAATATAAGCCGAATATTTCCTAACGATAAGATACTACAATATCATGAAATGAACAGCTCTCTTTTAAAAAGGTTAGGAATCGTTCATAGCATCGTTACTGTATTATTTTTTTACATTCCGGTAATCGGTATTGCAGCAAATATCATGTCTATTATTAAAAACATGAAAGAACAATATCCTCCGTTTTTGAAAGACAATGCTAAAAAGATAGCCCAAATAGGCGGAAATATAATTCTGCTTGGTTTTGCCAACACTCTTGCTCTTTTTGCTATTATTATATTCGCATATAATGATGTATGGATAGGCCTTAGGTTTCGTGATAAAGATGTTATTCTCATAGCCGTAGGGCTTCTCATGATTATTCTTTCAAGGATATTCAGCTACGGAAGCTATTTGCAGGAAGAATATGATGAAACTATATAA
- a CDS encoding flavin reductase family protein — protein sequence MSRQIWKPGTMIYPLPAVLVSMGDFHKQADFNMVTVAWTGTLCTNPAMAYISLRPERYSYNIIKKYGNFVINVTTEELAKATDFCGVKSGRDIDKFEHTGLTPIKSTMVSAPSVKESPISIECIVKDILPLGSHHMFLSEVLSVSADESLMDNTGKFHLDKAKPLIYSHGKYYGTGKSIGGFGFSVKKKKKDTK from the coding sequence ATGTCAAGACAAATATGGAAACCGGGCACTATGATATATCCGCTGCCGGCCGTATTGGTAAGCATGGGAGATTTTCATAAGCAGGCCGACTTTAATATGGTTACTGTTGCTTGGACGGGAACCTTATGTACAAATCCGGCCATGGCATATATTTCTTTGAGGCCTGAAAGGTACTCTTATAATATCATAAAAAAATACGGCAATTTTGTTATTAACGTAACGACTGAAGAACTTGCAAAAGCCACAGATTTCTGCGGGGTAAAAAGCGGAAGGGATATTGATAAGTTTGAGCATACGGGGCTTACGCCTATAAAATCAACTATGGTTTCGGCTCCCTCCGTTAAAGAAAGTCCTATTTCCATAGAATGCATAGTGAAGGATATTCTGCCCCTTGGAAGCCATCATATGTTTTTATCCGAGGTTTTAAGCGTTTCGGCAGATGAGAGCCTTATGGATAATACAGGCAAGTTTCACCTTGACAAAGCCAAGCCGCTCATTTACAGCCATGGCAAGTATTATGGCACAGGAAAAAGCATCGGAGGATTTGGATTCTCCGTTAAAAAGAAGAAAAAGGATACTAAATAA
- a CDS encoding YlbF family regulator, which yields MSLVGAKSMLIKELLETKEYINLKKTKERLDKNTEYKTRTIEFEKKTDIFRLKRNNNEDTKELFDEIEEEYINLTSIKEINDYFQAVRAMNNLVSGIFDDIHLTINVNLL from the coding sequence ATGAGCTTAGTGGGAGCAAAAAGCATGCTTATAAAAGAGCTTTTAGAAACGAAGGAATATATCAACCTGAAAAAAACAAAGGAAAGGCTTGATAAAAATACTGAGTACAAAACAAGAACGATAGAATTTGAAAAGAAAACCGATATCTTCAGGCTGAAAAGAAACAACAATGAAGATACGAAAGAACTTTTTGACGAAATCGAAGAAGAATATATAAATCTAACCTCCATAAAGGAAATAAATGATTATTTTCAAGCTGTAAGAGCTATGAATAATCTCGTTTCAGGCATTTTTGATGATATACATTTAACCATAAATGTGAATCTTCTTTAA
- a CDS encoding DNA topoisomerase III translates to MGKILIIAEKPSVAQDIAKVLNAKVKGDGFFSSDEYIVTWALGHLVSLAEPEDYDEKYKKWKIADLPIMPEKIKLKSAPKTQKQLNILKKLMNSEDTESIICATDSGREGELIFRYIYEFTKCRKPFKRLWISSMTDAAIKKGFQDIKPGSDYDNLYYSAKCRSEADWLVGINASRAYSLKYNSLLSIGRVQTPTLAIITSRQEEIDAFVPQDYWQIKAQFGEYIGLWSTEDLKDNKLFDLEKANEIISKLQSKTGTVKDIIKEKKSQPPGLLYDLTLLQREANRKFGYSAKDTLSIAQDLYEKRKLITYPRTDSQYLSDDMVPKLKTVIEKLNMEPYGDYVHYVLSLPKLPITKRIVDNKKISDHHAIIPTEKQANLKALSSGEYNIYDLIVRKFLAAFYPNYIYNVTKIITLSEEETFVTQGNTVIQLGFRELYKDDKKPAKEEEEAILPDVKIGEEFPVLHTELISKKTTPPKLYTEESLLAAMENAGRFVDDETLKEKLKESGIGTPATRAAIIERLISVGYLTRSGKNLIPTEKGMNLIKTVPHELKSPETTGKWEKGLTSIAKGNMDSRKFMDSIGRYVKYIIDCSKSSSAAVHFPKDEKKTKKYPSKSFGDCPLCKEGKVLENTKAFYCSRWKEGCKFTLWKSILDRYGLKLDEKIITEALHKRKIEGIKIVMPQTGEECTADLVLDMEKNPYLQIVNVNRINSEKQKTRDS, encoded by the coding sequence TTGGGTAAAATTTTAATTATTGCCGAAAAACCGTCGGTAGCCCAGGATATTGCAAAAGTACTTAATGCAAAAGTTAAAGGCGACGGCTTTTTTTCGTCAGATGAATATATTGTTACATGGGCTCTGGGCCATCTTGTAAGCCTTGCGGAGCCGGAAGACTATGATGAAAAATATAAAAAATGGAAAATTGCCGACCTTCCCATTATGCCTGAAAAAATAAAGCTTAAGTCTGCTCCTAAAACGCAAAAGCAGCTTAATATCCTTAAAAAGCTTATGAATTCCGAGGATACGGAATCTATCATCTGCGCAACAGACAGCGGACGGGAAGGTGAGCTTATTTTCAGATATATTTATGAGTTTACAAAATGCAGGAAGCCTTTTAAAAGGCTGTGGATTTCCAGTATGACGGATGCCGCCATAAAAAAAGGCTTTCAGGATATAAAGCCAGGCTCCGATTACGACAATCTTTATTATTCGGCTAAATGCCGCTCAGAAGCCGACTGGCTTGTAGGCATTAATGCCTCCAGAGCCTACAGCCTGAAATATAATTCTCTTCTCAGCATAGGCAGGGTGCAAACCCCTACCCTTGCAATCATCACATCGAGGCAGGAGGAAATAGACGCCTTTGTTCCTCAGGATTATTGGCAGATAAAAGCTCAGTTCGGAGAATATATAGGCCTTTGGTCAACAGAAGATTTAAAGGATAATAAACTGTTTGACCTTGAAAAGGCAAATGAAATCATAAGTAAGCTACAAAGTAAAACCGGCACTGTCAAAGATATCATTAAAGAAAAAAAATCCCAGCCTCCCGGGCTTCTCTATGATTTGACCTTGCTTCAAAGAGAGGCCAACAGGAAATTCGGATATTCTGCAAAGGATACCTTAAGTATCGCCCAGGACCTTTATGAAAAGAGAAAGCTTATCACATATCCAAGAACCGACAGTCAGTATCTTTCCGACGATATGGTCCCAAAGCTTAAAACAGTAATTGAAAAGCTTAATATGGAGCCTTATGGAGATTATGTTCATTACGTCCTTTCTCTTCCTAAGCTTCCGATTACCAAAAGAATCGTAGACAATAAGAAAATATCTGACCACCACGCCATTATTCCTACGGAAAAGCAGGCTAATTTAAAAGCGCTTTCTTCCGGTGAATACAATATCTATGATTTAATCGTAAGAAAATTTCTTGCGGCGTTTTACCCTAATTATATCTATAACGTAACAAAAATAATAACCCTTTCAGAGGAAGAGACATTTGTTACCCAAGGAAATACTGTAATCCAGCTGGGGTTTAGGGAGCTTTATAAAGACGATAAAAAGCCTGCCAAGGAAGAAGAAGAGGCCATACTGCCCGATGTTAAAATCGGTGAGGAATTTCCTGTGCTTCATACGGAGCTTATCTCTAAAAAAACAACGCCGCCGAAGCTTTATACAGAAGAAAGCCTTCTTGCCGCCATGGAAAACGCAGGCCGTTTTGTAGACGATGAAACCCTTAAGGAAAAACTTAAAGAATCGGGCATCGGTACGCCTGCCACAAGAGCCGCAATTATAGAAAGGCTGATTTCTGTAGGATATTTAACCCGTTCAGGCAAAAATTTGATCCCTACCGAAAAAGGAATGAATTTAATAAAAACCGTCCCCCATGAGCTGAAATCCCCCGAAACTACAGGCAAATGGGAAAAAGGCCTCACTTCCATAGCAAAGGGCAATATGGACAGCAGAAAATTCATGGACAGCATCGGCCGGTATGTAAAATACATAATTGACTGCTCTAAAAGCTCAAGTGCTGCGGTTCATTTTCCCAAAGACGAAAAAAAGACAAAGAAATATCCTTCCAAGAGCTTTGGAGACTGTCCTTTATGCAAGGAAGGAAAAGTCCTTGAAAACACAAAGGCATTTTATTGCAGCAGATGGAAGGAAGGCTGTAAATTTACTCTTTGGAAAAGCATTTTAGACCGATACGGTCTTAAGCTCGACGAAAAAATTATAACTGAAGCCCTGCACAAAAGAAAAATCGAAGGCATTAAAATAGTAATGCCTCAAACCGGCGAAGAATGCACAGCAGATTTGGTATTGGATATGGAAAAAAATCCTTATTTACAGATTGTAAATGTCAATAGGATAAATTCTGAAAAGCAAAAAACAAGGGACAGTTGA
- a CDS encoding RsmF rRNA methyltransferase first C-terminal domain-containing protein encodes MILPPDYLKHLESILKEEISSYQLSLKDKKALGLRANTLKISPERLSDILEGLEEPVKWCKEGFYYDEEFKPGKSPYYHAGLFYIQEPSAMLPASVIPIEENDKVLDLCAAPGGKSTYIGSRLKGTGLLVSNDISPSRAKILLKNIELAGIKNACVLSEAPEKLSLKFPQFFDKILIDAPCSGEGMFRKDENAVNSYIEKGPEYYIPIQKNLLLEASKMLRPGGIIAYSTCTFNIMENELIIKDFLDNNLSFSIMPIDHEDYGISKGMAILSENAQSLSACGRIWPQRQKGEGHFIALLKHNGEKMPYEAPPFKENKIKNIEYFHDFCRNNLNIKLEGNMVQHESSLMMLPYGITDLKGIRTVRSGFYLGDLKEKRFEPSHALAMALNKNNAKNIVSFTETDEALYRYLKGESLHMDIKDGYVLLCLNEWPIGWGKASNGQIKNKYPKGLMMN; translated from the coding sequence ATGATTCTTCCGCCAGATTATTTAAAGCATTTGGAGTCAATTTTAAAAGAAGAAATATCCAGCTATCAATTAAGCCTTAAGGATAAAAAAGCCCTTGGCTTAAGGGCAAATACTTTAAAAATAAGCCCTGAAAGACTTTCAGACATTTTGGAAGGCTTAGAGGAGCCTGTCAAATGGTGCAAGGAGGGCTTTTACTATGACGAAGAATTTAAGCCGGGAAAAAGCCCTTATTACCATGCAGGGCTTTTCTATATACAGGAGCCTAGCGCAATGCTTCCTGCTTCTGTAATCCCCATAGAAGAAAATGATAAAGTCCTTGATTTATGTGCTGCACCCGGAGGGAAAAGCACCTATATCGGCTCAAGATTAAAAGGAACAGGCCTTCTTGTTTCAAATGACATAAGCCCTTCAAGAGCAAAAATTCTTCTTAAAAATATAGAGCTTGCGGGAATAAAAAATGCCTGTGTATTAAGTGAAGCTCCTGAAAAACTTTCCTTAAAATTTCCTCAGTTTTTTGATAAGATATTAATTGACGCCCCCTGCTCCGGCGAAGGCATGTTCAGAAAAGACGAAAACGCCGTAAATAGCTATATAGAAAAAGGTCCTGAATATTATATTCCCATACAGAAAAATTTGCTCTTGGAAGCTTCTAAAATGCTTAGGCCCGGCGGAATCATTGCTTATTCTACCTGTACTTTTAATATTATGGAAAACGAACTTATTATAAAAGACTTTCTGGATAATAACCTTTCTTTTTCTATTATGCCCATAGACCATGAAGATTACGGCATTTCAAAAGGCATGGCTATTTTATCGGAAAATGCGCAAAGCCTTTCTGCCTGCGGAAGAATATGGCCCCAAAGGCAAAAGGGAGAGGGCCATTTTATAGCCCTTTTAAAGCATAACGGAGAAAAAATGCCTTACGAAGCCCCTCCTTTTAAAGAGAATAAAATCAAAAACATTGAATATTTCCATGATTTTTGTAGAAACAATTTAAACATTAAACTGGAAGGAAATATGGTACAGCATGAATCCTCTTTAATGATGCTCCCTTACGGCATCACAGATTTAAAGGGCATAAGAACCGTAAGAAGCGGCTTTTACCTTGGCGATTTAAAAGAAAAACGCTTTGAGCCAAGCCATGCCCTTGCCATGGCTTTAAATAAAAATAATGCTAAAAACATCGTAAGCTTTACTGAAACTGATGAAGCCCTTTACAGATATTTAAAAGGTGAAAGCCTTCATATGGATATAAAAGACGGCTATGTGCTTCTATGCTTAAATGAGTGGCCCATAGGCTGGGGAAAAGCCTCAAACGGGCAGATTAAAAATAAATATCCCAAAGGCCTTATGATGAATTGA
- a CDS encoding helix-turn-helix domain-containing protein: MSIILRLDRVMADRKISLNELAERVGITNANLSNLKTGKVKAIRFSTLEAICRELDCQPGDILEYEKDIKQ; this comes from the coding sequence TTGAGCATAATATTAAGATTAGACAGGGTTATGGCAGACAGAAAAATCTCATTGAACGAGCTTGCTGAAAGGGTAGGAATAACCAACGCAAACCTTTCCAATTTAAAAACAGGTAAAGTCAAGGCAATCCGTTTTTCAACCCTTGAGGCCATATGCAGAGAGCTTGACTGCCAGCCCGGTGATATATTGGAATATGAAAAAGACATTAAACAATAA
- a CDS encoding DegV family protein, whose protein sequence is MSNYKIISDSSCDLTKDLLEKYDIDIIPYYITFNGVDYFKEGVNISYEELYRKMRNEKAYPKTSLPPVQDYIDKFRPYVEKGVDVICVCLTSKFSGAYQCAITSAGILKEEFPDSKIYVIDSESATIFQGCVLLEIAKMNEKGYPIEKIIEISDAIKKDTAAIFSVDTLEYLQKGGRIGKVAAFAGSLFNIKPIIFLENGELLPSNKVMGRKKAINEIMEIFEQRVKGKEHLYNFTVACSDAVEEAENMKAVLEEKGYSFHLPVSSIGATITVHAGPGTIAAGYSRKYESFE, encoded by the coding sequence ATGTCAAATTACAAAATAATAAGTGACAGCTCGTGCGATTTGACTAAGGATTTATTAGAAAAATATGATATAGATATAATACCCTATTACATAACCTTTAACGGAGTGGATTATTTTAAAGAGGGAGTTAATATAAGCTATGAGGAATTATACAGGAAAATGCGAAACGAAAAGGCATATCCAAAGACCTCTCTTCCCCCGGTTCAGGATTATATAGATAAATTCAGGCCTTATGTTGAAAAGGGCGTAGATGTAATATGCGTATGCCTTACCTCTAAGTTCAGCGGTGCCTATCAATGCGCCATTACTTCCGCAGGCATATTAAAAGAAGAATTTCCCGATTCAAAGATTTATGTGATTGATTCTGAAAGCGCTACCATTTTTCAAGGCTGCGTACTTCTTGAAATAGCTAAAATGAATGAAAAAGGCTACCCTATAGAAAAAATTATAGAAATTTCCGATGCTATTAAAAAGGATACCGCCGCAATATTCAGCGTAGATACCTTAGAGTATCTGCAAAAGGGCGGAAGAATAGGCAAGGTGGCGGCTTTTGCCGGAAGCCTTTTTAATATAAAGCCCATTATATTCCTTGAAAACGGGGAACTTCTGCCAAGCAATAAGGTAATGGGCAGGAAAAAAGCAATAAATGAAATCATGGAGATATTTGAACAGAGGGTTAAAGGGAAAGAGCATTTATATAATTTCACTGTAGCCTGTTCGGATGCCGTTGAAGAAGCGGAAAATATGAAGGCTGTTCTTGAAGAGAAGGGATATTCTTTCCATTTGCCTGTTTCAAGTATAGGCGCTACCATAACCGTCCATGCAGGCCCGGGAACCATTGCCGCAGGCTATTCAAGAAAATACGAGTCCTTTGAATAA